A genome region from Staphylococcus capitis subsp. capitis includes the following:
- the cysS gene encoding cysteine--tRNA ligase — protein MITLYNTLTRRKETFEPIEPGKVKMYVCGPTVYNYIHIGNARPAINYDVVRRYFEYKGYEVIYVSNFTDVDDKLINRSKELNESVPEIAEKYIKAFYEDVGALNVKKATSNPRVMNHMQEIIDFIKELVDEGYAYESDGDVYFRTRQFDGYGKLSHQSLDDLKVGARIEAGEQKEDALDFTLWKKAKPGEISWDSPFGKGRPGWHIECSVMAYHELGATIDIHAGGSDLQFPHHENEIAQSEAHNHAPFANYWMHNGFINIDNEKMSKSLGNFILVHDIIKEIDPDVLRFFMISVHYRSPINYNLELVGAARSGLERIRNSYKLIEEREAIATDLEEHSEYIDQIETILRQFEAVMDDDFNTANAVTAWYDLAKLANKYVLENTTSTKVLHRFKEVYQIFSDVLGVPLKGENENELLDEDIEKLIEERNEARKNKDFARADEIRDMLKERNIILEDTPQGVRFKRG, from the coding sequence ATGATTACATTATATAATACGTTAACACGTCGGAAAGAAACATTTGAGCCGATTGAACCAGGCAAGGTAAAAATGTATGTTTGTGGTCCGACCGTTTACAATTATATACACATCGGAAATGCAAGACCTGCTATTAACTATGATGTTGTTAGAAGATATTTTGAATACAAAGGTTATGAAGTGATTTACGTTTCCAATTTCACTGATGTGGATGATAAATTAATTAATCGCTCTAAAGAACTAAATGAAAGTGTTCCTGAAATTGCAGAAAAGTATATTAAAGCTTTCTATGAAGACGTAGGTGCATTGAACGTTAAGAAAGCAACATCCAATCCGCGTGTGATGAACCATATGCAAGAAATTATAGATTTCATTAAAGAATTAGTAGATGAAGGGTATGCTTATGAGAGTGATGGAGATGTGTACTTTAGAACGCGTCAATTTGATGGATATGGTAAATTAAGTCATCAATCTCTAGATGACCTCAAAGTAGGCGCGCGTATTGAAGCGGGAGAACAAAAAGAAGATGCGCTCGATTTTACTTTATGGAAAAAAGCGAAACCTGGCGAAATCAGTTGGGATAGTCCATTTGGTAAAGGTCGTCCAGGCTGGCATATCGAATGCTCAGTTATGGCTTATCATGAATTAGGAGCGACAATCGATATTCATGCAGGAGGGTCAGATTTACAATTCCCTCACCATGAAAATGAAATTGCCCAGTCAGAAGCACACAATCATGCACCATTTGCGAATTACTGGATGCACAATGGATTCATAAATATAGATAACGAAAAAATGAGTAAATCATTAGGTAACTTCATTTTAGTACACGACATTATTAAAGAAATAGATCCAGATGTACTACGTTTCTTTATGATTAGTGTCCATTACCGTAGCCCGATTAATTATAATTTAGAACTAGTAGGAGCTGCGAGAAGCGGTTTAGAACGTATACGCAATAGTTATAAATTGATTGAAGAACGTGAAGCCATTGCTACAGATTTAGAAGAACATTCTGAATACATTGATCAAATAGAAACGATTCTCCGACAATTTGAGGCGGTTATGGATGATGACTTTAATACAGCTAATGCTGTCACTGCTTGGTATGATTTAGCAAAACTTGCGAATAAATATGTTCTAGAGAACACAACGTCTACGAAGGTACTTCATAGATTTAAAGAAGTATATCAAATCTTTAGTGATGTTCTTGGCGTCCCACTTAAAGGTGAAAATGAAAACGAGTTACTAGATGAGGATATTGAAAAGCTTATAGAAGAACGTAATGAAGCTCGTAAAAATAAAGATTTCGCACGTGCTGATGAAATTCGAGACATGTTGAAAGAACGTAACATTATTTTAGAAGATACGCCACAAGGTGTCAGATTTAAGCGTGGCTAA